ACAGTTGCACTAGTTGGCACAAAGTCACCGAGAAAAAGGAATTGACATGAATCGAGCCCATTGACAGCCGATGGCAAACAATATGCTACCATTCCATAGATTATTTTATAGTACATTCCATTGAAGATATTATAAGAAGCAGATTCTAACGAATATCAGAGGATATAGATTGATTTTGACAGTAACATTTCACTGAAGATATTGTAAGAAGCAGATTCTAAGGATGTTAGAGGACATAAGAAGCATATTATAACTGTAGTATTCCATTAATAGAAAATCAAGTTACATGGACAGAAATGAGAAAACATACTGGGAGAAAAATAGTTGTCCCgaaaatttatagaaaaaaaaccacggatagaaaaatacaaaacatCCCTCGGTTCCTGCACTCGCCGAAGCCAGCGACCGCCGCCAACCTCCAACACCGTCCAGAAGCACGATGGAAGAGACGATGAGTCTCCGCCATTGCCAAAGCCAAAGAAGCATCATCGCCAGCAAGACTTTATGAGTCGATAGGCACATGTCCATGTGGCACGTCGATCAGGGAACGTCCCCATGCTACCCTGGACCCAGATCTGCGTATCCCATGTAGAGTTCATATTTGATCGTAcaaatgaacaaatttgaCAGTCTGATCTACTGTTTCTGTCTCTGTGTTGATTTTCGACGAGCAAAAAAAGACGCCGCGGCAAGATGATTAACGGGGGCAGGAGcgttttttttagtttttttagggaaaacagtagatcaaCAGATCTACTGACATTAtattaaacaaaaagcaaGGCGCTGTACATGAGGATAATCATTTTCTACTGACATTAtattaaacaaaaagcaaGGCGCTGTACATGAGGATAATCAAAATGATTATCCAGCCCCCTAAAGGACAAAGAAAGGGAAATACAAAAATCTATTTATCCAATCTTTAAGGCCAATATGGGACTTTCTTTTAGCTCTCTGAAAAACCAAGTTCATCTCCTCAATAAATTTTTTTCTGCATCTATAGAGAGATGGCTGAACCCTGTTGAAAACACTTGAGAGCCCCTGGGCCTTGGCCAAAGGCTAACGAGCGATCGAGCAAATCGGAGACCATCCGCGAGACAGGGACACGACCACGGGTCACACGGCACTCGGCACCAATCTTCGCCAGATCTTTCTCTTTCCCCCTGCACACATGATCCGCGCCCGGCTCCGTCGTTTGGCCCCAAAATCTTTGGCGATACGGACGCCAACCACAGCCCGTGGCCGTGTGCTCTTACAGCTGTGACTCCGACTGCGACGTCGGCGATGCTTTTACTGCCTGCTCCTCGCAGTATATCAGTTTTCACGTAGTAAGCAACTTCGGGGGTGGTCACCAGCAAAACGCCACTGGGATTCAACAGCTGAAACCCAACGTTTTTCTCCAGGTTTATGGCGCCCCTCTGCACAATTCTGATTTGTGAATTGCGATCGGGTCATGGTGCAACTGCGAGTTGCAGGGGAACTGGGGGGAGAACAGAAGCATATGGTTCCGTCAGAGACCCCCGCTTCACATGGCCGGATACCCTGCAGTAGCCATCACCAAACGCTGACGGCGACAATGCCACAAATACAATCCAGCAGGTGGATTGGATTCCACTGGGAGCTGACAGGATTCACGTAGGACCAATGTATTATTGTGCATACAGAAAGGAATCTCCAAGGCAAAGCCGAGACGAAGCACTGTTGCTGTACAGAACAAGAACAGCACTacgaaattttacatgtatctagacattttttaggaatagatacatctatttttagacaaatttgagacaaaaattatggaatggagtgAGTAGAAAGCTACGGAGTACATACACTACTGCTGCAAACTTATCCATATCAGGAGCTGAAAAGGTTGAACATTCACAAACAAAGTAGGAGAACCCCATTCACAGCGACACAGCCCCTTGAGATCTTTTTGGCGCCATAAGTCAATTGAGGAGACAACCAATCTTATCCTCACCCCGAAGCATAAATACGGAGGACCATATCCCAGCAAAAGGACCACATTTTCTAGGAGAGCGCGAAAGAGTTAGCCCGCAGATGCGGAATTCGCTTGGCATTGAAAACCCTACTAGTATTGATAATGGGAGAACAGTGCCACCCAGAATTCAGACAAGTTAAAATTCCACATTTCTATATAGATCCTAAATGTTCCATGGTTACACATTCTGCAAAAACACAAAATCACCCATCCTTTTGGGTCCAGCAGATCTGGATGATCCAGGTCCCTATTTTGTCTTTGTAAAATGGGGACTAAGCAGCTTTGAAACCGTGAATCCTGTGAATGAGTCAACTTGGAATAGATTCTTCAGCTTCTCGTCGCAGATTATTTTTCTCCGGTCAGAAGGATCCTTCAACACCAAAAAGAACGAACGCAATTAAGTTTTGATGTTTGTTGCAGCCTAGTACTGAAATTTCAGATGATCAATTTCCACATATCTATACTACAAAGAGTTGCTGGATGCATGCAAACATATGAAGAAAATGCCAGAGTTTGACAAAAACAGTTTGTAGAATGTAAAATTGCTTGCCCTATATGGTTCATCTCGATCAATACCTAcattttctataaaaaaaaacaatcctACAGAAATTTGTATTTAGGGCTTTGGCAATTGATTGAATGAGATGATAAGAAATACGCACGAGACTACATAGGCATAATATGATTTAGCTACAAAAGCATTGTAAATACTTAAGATTTTCCATGGCTATTTGACAAGACAAGGAAAAGTTCACGATAGATATATAAAGGGCAACATTTCTGTAGTCTACACCTGGCGTTACAACATGCTTATCTGAATTATACAATATTGGGATGTTTATTACTTATTAGGCCTGAGGACACAGGATAGAACTGCAGGTTTGCAGCTAACAATAGATTGCCATATATCTCAGATTATCACTCTATCAGGTAACTTGGAAATCTGCAAGATAGCTTACAAGCATTGCCGTGGGAATAAGAATGCGGTAGATAAGCTTGGTATGCTTGTGTATCCCTCTGCCCGCATATATATAGGTGTGGTTAAGAAAGGCGTTAACCAACAATGACTCCGTTGGTATGTATTTTATGTAACACAAAATTGTTGTCATTGGGTTCGTATTTATTTATACTTATGATTTTAGGAGGTGATTCTTACAGAGAAAATCCTATTAAATGCAACTATGAGGGAGCGAGTCTTGTAGTTTCTGTGACAAAGACATGACCACTCAGCACCTTCTTTTCGATTGCCAGGTCGCCTGCTTTCCATGGGGGGTAACACAGATAGCTTTTAATCAACCTCCACCAACAAGCATTTCTCATTTGTTGGGTTGTTGGTTAGATGGGCTGCAGAAGGGGGTATGATGTGTCAGATATTTGTTGGGCCATGCTCGATGCCGGGCTATTTGGTTCTGCCATAACAACCATAAAATTGCTTTGTCATCCAAATCAGGTGGTCTTCAGGCGTGGGAGCTTGTTGTGGTCTCGGGCACCCTTGCAGAAGCTGGAGTGAAGGACCAGTATGATAATCCCTCCTTCCCAGTTTATTCGTCGTATTAGCATCATCACAATAACCAAGGAATCCATCTACGCATGCAAACCGGCTGAAATCACAGTTAATTATGGCTTTTCGAATCCAGCGCGTGCTCCTTTCCCACGGCTAGCCATCAGCCCACCAGTGCATGcccatgcatgcgtgcatgctGGCCCACAGCAGCATGTGCTGCCTGTGTTTCTCCCGGAGTCTACGCTTGCGGAGTGAGCTGCATTAGTTACCAACCTTAGACGAcattttttctgggaaaaaataaaaagctaAGGCGACAAGTaaattgggaaggagggagtaacgAGCAAATGCTGGAGGCCAAAGTGATGGCATTGTTTGCTAATAGTTGGTGGTGTACTTGTAGACGACTGGGTGACGTCATTTCTACTTCGATCGCCTTAATTTGCCCGGCTAATTGAATATCGGCCAGCACTGTTTATTCTCATCAAACGCTGTAATAATCGAACTATGTAGGCTGTGTGCATCCTCTGGATGCGTTGGCAAGGAGAGTAACAAATCTTGCTTAAAAGAAAATTATGGCTGTTATTTTGAATCGCATAAACCACTTACTTATGGAgtaatcattggtcaaagtcttgAACACCAATCAAAATACTCATATATATCTGGACAGAGGGAGTGCCTAGTAGTTGCTAGTAGGATAGTAACTATCCTTGCATAACATAATTTCTCCAGCTCATATGCTTAACCATTGTTTGGTCTTGAAGTATCCAGAAGGTACTAGCCAGATGACTTATATAGCAGTCAGTCCAGATAAAAAACAATCCAAGACGATGATAACTACGTAACATGTGGGTACAATAACACAGTAGATCAGATCATATGCACATCCAAATTTGGAGATAAGCCTTAACACACACCAACAAAATTCTGGCATGCACAATTATATGTGCCATTCGATCATCCAATAGCTAAACAACTGAGCATTCTAATTCTAATCGATATTTATCACAAACACCAATGCAATATACAGGGAAAGAACATTTACCTGCAAGTTATTCTCTTTTATATAATCCCACATTATTTTCACGACATCAGATCGTGACAACATACTCTCACCAGTGCCGATGAAATTCGCTAAATCGTCGGAAAGTTGGAGAGGCGCATTAAGACCAGTTCCAGGCCTAGAAGATCCAACCTTTTGCTTCTTTCCTGTAAAAGGACATTTCAGCAACAGACTTGGAAGAACAGACACTTTTGTTGTAGGACTATTTTCTAACCTTCATTTTTCTCTCGCTTTTGAGGCTTCTCTTTGGGTGTTGATTTCTTAGGGGAGGCAGGACCTGACATATCACAGACAATAAGTACCTGGGAGTTAAGTTAGGTGGACGGTGGTAAATTAGATATCGGCTAGCCATATCAATCAATGGAGTGTAAGGCATGGAACTAACTGCATCATTTACTCTTGTGCATACATGTTCAATAGCAAAGGCCTATCTAACCTAGGTAATAAGCACAAGCTGATTAGGAAATAAGCCAACATTTTAAGTCCATATAACAAGTTCCAAGTAAACATAAGCTAACAAAGCTTATACAgccataaaaaataaacataagcgaaaataaaatatgaatTGCGGCATGAGGACGAATGACCGCAACGGATAAATTATTATAAAATAAACTGCAGCTTTTCTGTCCCTTTTCTTTTGCCGTCACAGCAAACAACTCTCTTAGCTGAGCATGATGCTCCAGGGCACATATTATGCTACAACTTtgatgtgcaaatgttatgtTCTAAGTCAGCACTCAGAAATTATGGAAACAATTTTGCCAGTAGAACATTAAAATAACATTAAAAAGCATCAACTTAATGGATGCCTTTTTTTAGCAGGCGGACATGAGTGTTTTACCACATTATGGATCTTTTTATAATGATATGTGCATTCCTCatgtggagagagagagagatagatagatagatagatagatagatagatagatagatagatagatagatagatagataccCTCAGAATTCAATGGCCAGATATGCTTGGTCAAAGCTTTATTCATTTGGAACATATCTATTGAATTGACCTTAAAGAGCTTCTTCAAGGTCTCGTCACAAAGAATCTTCCTCTTATTGCTTGGGTCTTGCAAATTATTTTCTCGGATATATGCCCAAAGCTTCTTGACAACCTGAAAGGCACAACATGAAACGAGACAAAGAAGGATTTCATGATCAACTAGTCTATCGTTCATCTGATATGAGATTTAGGAATGACAATAATTAGGAAATGATGTTACCTCTGTCCTGGCTAACTCAGATGCACCGACAAACTCTTGAAGTGTCGGGGAAATGCTGCATAATTTAGTAAAGCCACCACCCTTTCTCTTGCCGTCACTATTACCTTTATCCAACCTATGACATTGATAAGATAAAAGAAACTTATTGGGTACAGTATGGCCATCCTGATGGAATAAAGATTACCAAATACAGAAGTTGTGCAAATGTTTAACAGAGCTAATAAACCTGTTTAATAACCCAAACACACCAACAGAAATATCACACAGATAAATACATGCTATGGAAATAAGTCAGTTTGCTGCTCAATCTCATGAATCATGCAGAAGTACAGTCCCAAAGTAACAATAGACAAacagcagaaaaaaaacaatagcaCCATCTGTACACTTTCAGAAGATGGAATGAGAACAGCTCCTCTATAATAAACCCAACAGTATTGGAACTAATAAAAATGCGAAGCAGCAGTACCAGCTGACTACAGCTATCATCTTTCCACATATATAACGAGTGGATTTTTTACCATATTAAGTTGTCCACGACATTTCATTATAAACTAAATTACCACCAGGTCAACCACAGGTTGTAGCTGCACTGCTGAAATTGAGTGTAAACTTTAATTGATTTTGGAAAACCACGTGCTTAACGGAATTAAATTGACTAGTACATAACTGTAACATCTTCCATGATGTCCAACCCAAGTAGCTAATTTTTCACCTTTCAAAATATGCTTAAAGAACTTGAATAATAAAAAGAAATTCCCAACTGGAAAAGCAATAAATCTAAACAGTATAAAAGAAATATCACCAACAATCATCAAGCAAAAGGTACATGAAAACCCCAAAACATACAACAATAATGAATCCATCCAGGAAATTTCATCTATGTACAAAAATATAAGTGTCTTATCCACCACCGAATTTGATCAGTGGAATAGCATATCGAACAACCAGGCACATGATAACAGAAACACAACTGTCGGGTAATTGTGCTGTCGTAAGAGGTACACTATTGAGTACACATGTATGTTGCTTTTCCATATGTTTAGATGGTACAGTGATGGTGTGTGCACACTATAAGCACGTAATCAATCGTAAAATGTAATCACAAAATCACCAACCCATTTGACAGTCCTTGAGTTGGTTAGAGAACATAATGCTGAGGTGTAAAAAACCGCAGCATCTCTGCTAATTGGGGATATTTTTTCCAAGCAACTAGCAAATCTCCCCCTAATTTTAGCACAACTAAACATTATAATCTCCAGTGCATGAAACATCAAAAAGCATGAAAGGTGGAAAGCACAATTGTATTGAAGTCACAAAAGTTCCGTCTAATTACCCTATAAGACTCGCAAATATTATCAACAAATTTACGCACTAGACCATCCTAAGGCCTTGTCCAATGGGGGCGCTAATCTACAAGGACTAGGATATAAATATCAGCTGTTTTGCCAGTTTGAACATCGTTCCTAGCCTTTATTTTGGCATAGCTGCTTAGTGAGGAGTCGGGCGCTTGAAAAATGCCGACAAAATACAATTCCTAACTTACCAATACCTTTCTAATTGGTCCAAATTTACACGAAAAGGATAAACCAGACGTCATTTTCCTATCAGCTTTACAGTTATAACAGCCTAAACGCAGCAAAGAATGCAACCCCAGAACCCTCCAAGGACGTCAAGTGAAACCCCTGAATCCTTAATACTATTCGCACAAAAAATCACACGCTAACGCACAGTGCTGCCACATATCCTGACAGATCGACGAAACAGAGCACCCAATGAACCCTAAACGAAGTCGCAAATGCAGCGAATAGAGAAAAAAGCAAAAGCCCTTCACCTCCGCTTCCTCTTGTGGCCGCCGCTACTATCCCCATCTtcttcatcctcatcctcttcctcctccacctcctccggctcttcctcctcttccccgtcCACGCCACTACCCTCTCCTCCCTCAGGCTCCGGCACCcgctcctccggttcctcctcctcgggcgCAGCGACGTCCTCCTGCTCGGCCTTGTCGGAGAACTCGGAGAGCAAGATGTCGACCTGTTCCCGAACGAAGGCCTTCTTGTCGGAGAGGTCGAcgccgaagtcctcctcgaggcggcggcgcagggcgccggtggtggttgtggtgaggtcCGAGTCCTTCAGCACCTCCCGCAGCCGCTCCACCAGCTCCGAGTCCGACACCATCGCCGCCTGGTCGGTTTGGTTCTCTCGCCTCTGGCTCTGGGGGAGCGTGGCCGTGGCACACGGGTGGAGGCAGGCACTCGCAGGCAGGGGCTCGCTCGGCTCGCTGCTAGTGCTTCCCTTTGGTTTGGTTTTGCTTGGGCTGAAATGCGGTTTTCTCTTCCTGACCTGACCTGGGGGCGTTTGGCCCAGATACCATACAACGtcacgtttttttttaagggccACAACGTCACGTTTTCCCCCGGAGGTTTTGCCGTTCTGATGACGCGATTGCGTGACGATCGTCAGTGCTCCAGTGGATGTCCAGGATAAAATGTTTGCAGCGAGTGCAAAATTTGACGTGGGTAGTAAATATCTATCGGATTTGCTGCAAATCATTTGCAAGCTATAGTAGAGACCAAGCGATTCCGTGTTTTTCGAGTCTCATGTAAGGTTTGCAAGTGTGTAATATTCAACTCTTTCCAAGTTATAAGTTGTCTTAGATAATTAGTCGTGTAATTTACTATTTACTCCCGCGGCGCAAGAAAATTAGGACAAACTCTTTGTAACTGCCACCCCGCAGCCCGCGCTAGGCAGGGAATTAGTAGTACCGCTACCGCACATCTTTCTGCGTCATCTCATTCCTCTGCAGCCATATGTGAAACCTGAAACATTAATTGTGGAGGGTATTACGGGGGCTTTTTAGCGTAGAAGATGGAAACTGAAGCGTTACTTCGATGTGTGAACtaatttctaaaaaaacttcaatcttaaagaagaagaagaaaatctaGAAGATTGTGACCTCATTTACACAAGCACCGTGTATGAGTGATCTTTTAAAGTTTGAACACAGTATCACAAATTGCGttgtattttttgttgttgagaaAACGCTATGTCCACGTTGCACCGTCACGTctatgattttcttttcttttttcaaattgAGGAACTCAGCTCCCGATTTCATTAACGAAACCACATCCACAAAAAGTCTTCACGTTCATAATCATTTCATGTTTCAATAACACAGTACTATCTTTAACATTTGTTGCAACATAGTGTATTTGTGTTAATTCTATCTATTTCTCTGCAGATCGTTTGTGCCACACAATGCGAGGGAGCAAGAAATGGTGGTTTCAATGTCAACAAAAACGACGTGCTAAGTAATACTCCATTTTGTTTCGAATtgtaagatgttctaactttgtactaCGACAAACTTCTCAAAATTTGACTAAGGTCATGGAAAATATGCTAGTCTTCTACAATACCACAGGAAGTATACtgtgaaaaaaatatgatgggtttgataaaataaatttaaagTTGCagatgttgatagattttgcagacatgatcaaattttaagaaattaATTTAGAACAAAACCAGAACATGTTATAGTTCAGATTAGATAGATGATCAAATTAGATACATTTTTATTGAATTCATTTCCATGGAATACATGCATACATTTGTATTCGTCAAATAGAACGGGTCCAGCCAATAGATATATGTGCCGATACAATACAATGTACTCCGTCCATGGCATTGGTAGTTGGTGCCAAGCAAAATTATTGTTTCGACATGGCGGAGTAGGTCAAAAAGATGACGTAATCTTAGATGGACCAATTGTCGTGAAAGTCAAAATAGGCGATGCAATGTGATGCGCAATGTTTGCTCTAATACCGGAATGTATCTTAGATGGAGTAGATGTTTCTTGCAGGCTTGTAGCTCAAAACCGAATGCACGACTCTCTCAAGGGGAAAACCCAACGCACGTACGACGATGTAAAAAGTAATTCTAAGAAAAGACCATCGTGGCAAGAAATTCACGAACTAAGCAGCAGAGACCACAGACGAAGGACCGAAGCGAAGGAAGTGAAGGAAAacacggagaagaagaagggaacgGAAAGGGAAGCTGCATACAGTGTATGACGTGTAACTGGAGACATTGACTCGCTGGACTTCCTCGCCAAGCCGCGTGGCCCCGGATTGGTCGAACCAGcagggagagaaaaaaaagagtacagCAAACCAACTCCCGAGAAGCCGAGCGgggaaagagaaaacaaagccCAAATGGCGGAGCGGAGGTCGTCGTCTCCACCGATCCCCTCCCTTCCTCCACGGCGCCATTACCACTGTGATCACTAGGGTTTCGTGCTCCACCATAAGCCCCTACCCTTCCCGATGCCCTGGTGGAAGCGCTCCGCCTACCACCACACAAcctccgcctccacgcccgcgtcccccgcccgcgcctccacctcccgcATCCCGCGCCGCTATGGCGGCGAcctcggcggcgggggctcgGACCCTCAGCCCCGGCTTAccaggcagcggcggctgcgccACGTCGACGACATCGAGGTCGGGGGCGTATCCGCGCTCTCCCTGGACGACTCGCCCGCCgcggcgtcttcttcttcctaccCCGCCAGGAGGGACACGGTCTGGCTCGGGCTTGCTACCGCGAGCTCCACGCCGATCTCGAGGTCTCCCAGTAACATGGAGGTGACGCCGCCGAGGTCTTCGTCGACGCCCATGCTGCTGCCCCATCCTCTGCCGCTGCCCCACGAGGATGactcgccgtgccgcgcgtCTGGGAGGCCGCTCCCCTCGCCGAGGCTGATCGACGGGATTTGGGACGGTTCGACTGAGGCCATGGGGGTTGCGGCGGTGAATGGAAGTGAGAGGTCGTCGACCTTTCCAAGGTGATGGATTTTTGTTTCTACGTTACCACTAGTTTAGAAGTCAATTAGTTTTGTTTTAGAAGTGCCCGAGTGAGTTTGAGGTTACCAACAATCTGGATGAGAACAGTACTTGACATTACAGAATTACCAGGGATCTGGGCTTTCAGACACACGTTGCTGCGTAGTCGAACTCTACCAAGACGATTCTGTGTTTTCTGTGAACTTATTAGCTTATGACCAGGAGATCATGGCATCTTAGGAAAATTAGGGTGGTATGTCACCGAGTTATTGTGCTTTTGAACAATGTTTTTGACAAGACAATTTGCTGTAATTATGAATTGGACATTTATAATATCCCATAACATTTACACATCATGATGACTGCTGAAGCTGCTTCCCAATATATTAGATCTTGACATGATAAAAACAAACTTGTTAGGATTTTGAATTGTGATTTTAACTGATGAGGGACTGAAGTTGTTTCAGTATTGGAGCCAGTAAAGTGTAATTTGTTTTGGTTGAACTGAATTTCATGAAGCTGCCAGTAAAATAGGTTCAACATGCACACGATTGTTAAACAAAAACTTCTACTGTCATATTTCAGACCAAATATACTTTATACTGTTACAACAACTAACTAAAAATTCCAATACTGCATCCTCTATATTTTTTGGGCTTCCTTTTGCCTGCTTTTTTTCCATTGTGTGAATTTCCATGGCACACTGATCATATTAACTCCATTCCAACTATGTTTTATGTTGTAATCCTGCATTACATCACTGCTAGTAATTCTGATTTTGCAATTTCTCTGATGATAGGTTTATGCCCCACACGGCGCAAAAGATTCCCGAGCACAACGACGTACGGTCAACTGGCACAAATGGGGCCACCTGTGGTCAACGGAGAAAGGCATTTAAAGAGAAATTCCAGGATAGCTCAGCTGAAACTTTGAACTTCAGGTTGAATATTCCTGCTAAAAGTGCTCCGAGCAGTGGGTTTTCGAGTCCCGTACAGAGTCCTCGAAGATTAATTAATGTAGACTTCTCATCTACTGCAATCTCCATCCAAGGTAGCAATGTATTATCAGCACAGCCAGCCTGGTCTTCAGATCTATTCGGATCTTCACCGCCTTGTACCTCACCCGAAAAATTCGTGTGTGGCCAGGAGCGATCTCCTCGCTCCAGTCCATTGAGAAGTCCTGTTCTTAGATCAAGGTACCCAAGTGCACCTCCCTCGCCAATGCATCCGAACTTGTTCTCAGATAACCATGCTTCTCGTCCTGAGGGCAATGGGAGTGTCAATTATCATCCATTACCTCTCCCTCCCCCTTCTGTGAgcccaaaacaaacaaattttagTCACCAGTCAGTACCGAAAATTGAGATGCCCTCGATGACTGGTCAATGGCAAAAAAGGAAGCTCATTGGCAGTGGCACATATGGATGTGTATACGAAG
This is a stretch of genomic DNA from Brachypodium distachyon strain Bd21 chromosome 1, Brachypodium_distachyon_v3.0, whole genome shotgun sequence. It encodes these proteins:
- the LOC100831587 gene encoding upstream activation factor subunit spp27, with amino-acid sequence MVSDSELVERLREVLKDSDLTTTTTGALRRRLEEDFGVDLSDKKAFVREQVDILLSEFSDKAEQEDVAAPEEEEPEERVPEPEGGEGSGVDGEEEEEPEEVEEEEDEDEEDGDSSGGHKRKRRLDKGNSDGKRKGGGFTKLCSISPTLQEFVGASELARTEVVKKLWAYIRENNLQDPSNKRKILCDETLKKLFKVNSIDMFQMNKALTKHIWPLNSEGPASPKKSTPKEKPQKREKNEGKKQKVGSSRPGTGLNAPLQLSDDLANFIGTGESMLSRSDVVKIMWDYIKENNLQDPSDRRKIICDEKLKNLFQVDSFTGFTVSKLLSPHFTKTK
- the LOC100833316 gene encoding mitogen-activated protein kinase kinase kinase 5, with product MPWWKRSAYHHTTSASTPASPARASTSRIPRRYGGDLGGGGSDPQPRLTRQRRLRHVDDIEVGGVSALSLDDSPAAASSSSYPARRDTVWLGLATASSTPISRSPSNMEVTPPRSSSTPMLLPHPLPLPHEDDSPCRASGRPLPSPRLIDGIWDGSTEAMGVAAVNGSERSSTFPRFMPHTAQKIPEHNDVRSTGTNGATCGQRRKAFKEKFQDSSAETLNFRLNIPAKSAPSSGFSSPVQSPRRLINVDFSSTAISIQGSNVLSAQPAWSSDLFGSSPPCTSPEKFVCGQERSPRSSPLRSPVLRSRYPSAPPSPMHPNLFSDNHASRPEGNGSVNYHPLPLPPPSVSPKQTNFSHQSVPKIEMPSMTGQWQKRKLIGSGTYGCVYEATNRHTGALCAMKEVNIIPDDAKSVESMKQLDQEIKFLSQFKHENIVQYYGSETIDDRFYIYLEYVHPGSINKYINQHCGAMTESVVRNFTRHILKGLAFLHSQKIMHRDIKGANLLVDVNGVVKLADFGMAKHLSTAAPNLSLKGTPYWMAPEVVQATLVKDVGYDLAVDIWSLGCTIIEMFTGKPPWSGLEGPAAMFKVLNKDPSVPDNLSPEGKDFLRGCFKRNPSERPTASKLLEHPFVQNSNHFSQHTSIHSPAGMKSPDGGHCASDKKSWKTESCMRGKHTNTIGETSSSRCSGSLAHRLTAPPNLETHTTPNSIYSLSPPPTSYKSSPGSAAHNTPNSMHFSIAYPQPSPLPKPNGKEANMFSY